Proteins encoded by one window of Rouxiella chamberiensis:
- a CDS encoding YifB family Mg chelatase-like AAA ATPase codes for MSLSVVNTRASLGIDAPRVSIEVHISNGLPALTLVGLPETTVKEARDRVRSALINCGFTFPPKRITVNLAPADLPKEGGRYDLPIALAILAASEQLVTDRLGQYEFIGELSLSGALRGVNGAIPAAMAAQKAGRRLILPVDNEREMALLEEDTVWVAEHLLAVCAFLQGAGELQAVKRDAGPFPEPPVGDLCEIIGQEQSKRALEVAAAGGHNLLLLGPPGTGKTMLASRLPGILPPLTQQEALETAAIVSLVYAPQGQDAHQAAYSRQRPFRAPHHSVSLTALVGGGSIPRPGEISLAHNGVLFLDELPEFERKVLDALRQPMESGEITISRTRAKVNFPARMQLIAAMNPSPTGHYQGPHNRTPPRQILRYLSRLSGPFLDRFDLSLEVPLLPPGLLSQQHRQQTQKPRESSQQVKARVVAAREVQRVRNGKLNAHLSSREVQQFCKLTREDAEFLESVLQKLGLSVRAWHRILKVARTLADLDGQEGIGKAQLAEALSYRCMDRLLLTLHKNLA; via the coding sequence ATGTCATTGTCGGTCGTCAATACTCGAGCCTCGCTGGGCATAGACGCGCCGCGTGTCTCGATCGAGGTGCATATCAGCAATGGTCTGCCTGCGCTTACCCTGGTGGGCCTACCTGAAACTACGGTCAAGGAGGCGCGTGACAGAGTGCGCAGCGCGCTTATCAACTGCGGGTTCACCTTTCCGCCCAAACGCATCACGGTGAACCTCGCCCCTGCCGATCTTCCCAAAGAAGGTGGCCGCTATGATCTGCCCATCGCACTGGCCATTCTCGCGGCCTCTGAGCAGCTTGTAACGGACAGGCTAGGGCAATACGAGTTTATTGGGGAGTTAAGCCTTTCAGGCGCGTTACGCGGCGTTAACGGAGCTATTCCCGCGGCAATGGCGGCGCAGAAAGCCGGAAGGCGGCTGATTCTGCCTGTGGATAATGAGCGCGAGATGGCGCTATTGGAAGAAGACACCGTGTGGGTGGCCGAGCATCTGCTGGCAGTGTGTGCCTTCTTGCAGGGTGCAGGCGAATTGCAGGCGGTAAAACGTGACGCCGGCCCCTTTCCAGAACCGCCGGTTGGCGACCTGTGCGAGATTATCGGTCAGGAGCAGTCGAAACGCGCGCTGGAGGTGGCGGCGGCAGGCGGGCACAACCTGTTGCTGCTTGGGCCGCCCGGCACCGGCAAAACCATGCTCGCGAGTCGTCTACCCGGCATTCTGCCGCCGCTGACACAACAGGAAGCGCTGGAAACCGCGGCGATAGTCAGTCTGGTTTATGCTCCACAAGGGCAAGATGCCCATCAGGCGGCCTACTCGCGGCAGCGCCCTTTTCGCGCGCCGCATCACAGCGTTTCGCTGACGGCGCTGGTAGGCGGGGGTTCAATCCCGCGTCCCGGCGAGATTTCGCTGGCACACAACGGGGTATTGTTTCTAGACGAGCTGCCTGAATTCGAACGCAAGGTGCTGGATGCCCTGCGACAACCGATGGAGTCTGGTGAAATCACGATTTCGCGCACCCGTGCCAAGGTAAATTTTCCGGCGCGAATGCAGTTGATTGCGGCGATGAATCCCAGCCCGACCGGGCATTATCAGGGCCCGCACAACAGAACGCCGCCCCGGCAGATTCTGCGCTATCTCAGTCGACTTTCAGGGCCTTTTCTGGACCGCTTTGATCTCTCGCTGGAAGTCCCGCTGTTGCCGCCCGGTTTGCTGAGCCAGCAACACAGGCAACAGACGCAAAAGCCTCGGGAGAGCAGCCAACAGGTGAAAGCGCGGGTAGTGGCAGCTCGTGAGGTTCAACGGGTGCGTAACGGAAAGTTGAATGCCCATTTGAGCAGCCGCGAGGTGCAACAATTCTGCAAATTGACGCGAGAGGATGCGGAGTTTCTGGAAAGTGTGTTACAAAAGCTGGGATTGTCGGTTCGGGCGTGGCATCGGATCCTCAAAGTCGCCAGAACGCTGGCCGATCTCGACGGACAAGAGGGTATTGGAAAGGCGCAATTAGCCGAAGCATTAAGCTATCGCTGTATGGATCGGCTATTGTTAACGTTGCACAAAAATCTGGCATAA
- a CDS encoding DUF413 domain-containing protein, with protein MAESFTTTNRFFDNKHYPRGFSRHGDFTIKEAQLLERHGYAFNELDLGKREPVTEEEKLFLDVCRGTREPATDAEKVWNKYIIRTRRPKKFHTLSGGKPQADAVEDYTDSDD; from the coding sequence ATGGCGGAAAGCTTCACCACGACAAATCGTTTTTTTGACAATAAACATTACCCTCGCGGGTTCTCCCGGCATGGCGATTTCACCATTAAAGAAGCGCAATTGCTAGAACGTCACGGCTATGCTTTCAACGAGCTGGACCTTGGAAAACGCGAACCGGTAACCGAAGAAGAAAAGCTGTTTCTGGATGTTTGCCGCGGGACCCGCGAGCCGGCAACCGACGCTGAAAAAGTGTGGAACAAGTACATCATCCGCACCCGTCGTCCGAAGAAATTCCATACGTTGTCAGGCGGTAAACCGCAGGCTGACGCGGTGGAAGATTACACCGACAGCGACGATTAA
- the hdfR gene encoding HTH-type transcriptional regulator HdfR → MDTELLKTFLEVSRTRHFGRAAESLYLTQSAVSFRIRQLETQLGANLFTRHRNNIRLTPAGERLLPYAENLMSTWQIAKKEVVRSLQHTELSIGATASLWESYLTPWLQALYQQREALRLEARVALRHSLVKQLHERQLDLLITTEPPKMDELSSQLLGNFSLRLYCSQNQDKTAQSAYIRLEWGADFPQQESRMQASDQEPVLTTTSAHLTRQLLETTGGCAFLPSHWEKDYPHLSVYPDVPPVVRPLYAVWLQNSDQQVLIRQLLKTPLETEG, encoded by the coding sequence GTGGACACGGAATTACTGAAAACCTTTTTGGAGGTCAGTAGAACTCGTCACTTTGGTCGGGCGGCTGAATCTCTGTATTTGACGCAGTCGGCAGTGAGCTTTCGCATCCGTCAGCTGGAGACCCAGCTGGGGGCAAATTTGTTTACACGTCATAGAAATAACATCCGTTTGACGCCCGCCGGAGAGCGTCTGCTGCCCTATGCGGAAAACCTGATGTCGACGTGGCAAATTGCCAAAAAAGAGGTTGTGCGTTCACTCCAGCACACAGAATTGTCGATTGGTGCAACGGCATCACTTTGGGAATCCTACCTCACTCCCTGGTTGCAGGCTTTGTATCAGCAGCGCGAGGCATTGCGCCTTGAAGCGCGGGTCGCATTACGACATTCGCTGGTCAAGCAACTGCACGAAAGACAACTCGATTTACTGATAACCACCGAACCGCCAAAGATGGATGAACTGTCGAGTCAGCTGCTGGGTAATTTTTCGCTCCGTCTCTACTGTTCGCAGAATCAGGATAAAACCGCACAGAGTGCTTACATCAGGCTGGAATGGGGCGCGGATTTTCCGCAGCAGGAGAGCAGAATGCAGGCAAGCGATCAGGAGCCGGTATTAACCACCACGTCGGCCCATCTGACACGCCAGCTGCTTGAAACGACGGGCGGATGCGCCTTCCTGCCAAGCCACTGGGAGAAAGACTACCCGCATTTGTCGGTATATCCCGATGTGCCGCCGGTGGTCAGGCCGCTGTATGCCGTCTGGCTGCAAAACAGCGATCAACAGGTATTAATCCGTCAACTGCTTAAAACTCCCCTCGAAACAGAAGGTTGA
- the ytfT gene encoding galactofuranose ABC transporter, ATP-binding protein YtfT — protein MTNRSLPMTGRPRKVRWVFPKGATQVGAFLAILVIDSLVAPGFFNIHLQDGRLFGSLVDIFNRGAPVAILALGMTLVIATGGIDLSVGAVMAIAGATAATMTVHGYPLTTVLLTAVAVGAACGLWNGFLVAVLQIQPIVATLMLMVAGRGIAQLITEGQIVTFEHNGLSQFGSGSLLTLPMPIIIAAAMLLLLWLLTRKTALGLFIESVGINVRSSYNAGVNARLVLISVYVICGICAAVAGVIVTADIRGADANNAGLWLELDAILAVVIGGGSLLGGRFNLLLSLIGALIIQGMNTGILLSGFKPEFNLVLKAVVVLAVLVVQSPRVSLGTLFRRKE, from the coding sequence ATGACGAACAGGAGTCTGCCGATGACGGGAAGACCGCGCAAGGTCCGCTGGGTATTCCCCAAAGGGGCCACACAGGTCGGGGCGTTTCTGGCTATTTTGGTAATTGATAGCCTGGTGGCCCCCGGTTTCTTCAACATTCATCTTCAGGACGGCCGACTGTTCGGCAGCCTGGTCGATATTTTCAATCGCGGTGCGCCTGTCGCGATTCTTGCGCTGGGCATGACGCTGGTGATTGCCACGGGCGGGATAGACCTCTCCGTCGGGGCGGTCATGGCGATTGCGGGCGCGACAGCGGCCACCATGACGGTTCACGGTTATCCGTTGACGACGGTGCTGCTAACGGCCGTTGCGGTCGGCGCGGCCTGCGGATTATGGAACGGTTTTCTGGTCGCCGTTCTGCAAATTCAGCCCATCGTCGCCACGCTGATGCTAATGGTGGCCGGTCGCGGTATCGCTCAGCTGATCACCGAAGGGCAAATCGTGACGTTCGAGCATAATGGCCTGTCACAGTTTGGCAGCGGTTCGCTGCTGACCTTGCCCATGCCGATTATTATCGCCGCCGCCATGCTGCTGCTGCTGTGGCTATTAACGCGTAAAACGGCGCTGGGGCTGTTTATCGAGTCGGTAGGCATCAACGTACGCTCATCTTACAACGCGGGTGTCAACGCGCGTCTGGTGCTGATTTCGGTGTATGTCATCTGCGGGATCTGCGCCGCCGTGGCCGGTGTCATCGTGACGGCCGATATTCGCGGAGCCGATGCCAACAACGCCGGTCTGTGGCTGGAGCTGGACGCCATTCTTGCCGTCGTCATCGGTGGCGGATCGTTGCTTGGTGGCCGTTTTAATCTGCTTTTGTCGCTGATTGGTGCGCTGATTATTCAGGGAATGAATACCGGCATTCTGCTTTCGGGCTTCAAGCCGGAGTTTAATCTGGTGCTCAAAGCCGTGGTGGTGTTGGCCGTGCTGGTTGTGCAGTCACCGCGCGTTTCCCTTGGCACGCTGTTTCGGAGAAAAGAATAA
- the ytfR gene encoding galactofuranose ABC transporter, ATP-binding protein YtfR, which translates to MDNLQTTALLEVRGLSVEFPGVKALEKVDFTLNRGEIVALLGENGAGKSTLIKALTGVYQRSEGSVFLNGEPIEAKSTAHAQALGIGTVYQEVNLLPNISVAANLFIGREPTRFGLVNQRKMDQQARTLLAGYGLTLDVSQPLSTYSIAIQQIVAIARAVDLSAQVLILDEPTASLDAKEVSMLLDILMQLKASGMGMVFVTHFLDQVYRISDRITVLRNGKLVGTSLTRDLPRIDLVPMMLGHSFDEALLKRGEHRAVTGDPLVDFKDYGRRGLVENFDLNVRRGEIVGLAGLLGSGRTETAQLIFGIKSHDTGTAKVDGKAVSIRTPRKAAHLGFGYCPEDRKTDGIIGAATVRENIILALQAQRGWLRPLSMKEQNQIADKFIKLLGIRTPSAEQEIQYLSGGNQQKVLLSRWLATNPRFLILDEPTRGIDVGAHAEIIRLIEKLCDEGLALLVISSELEELAGYADRIVVLRDRKHITQIEQDQISVPAIMTAIAVQ; encoded by the coding sequence ATGGATAATCTTCAAACAACTGCCTTACTCGAAGTCCGTGGCTTGTCCGTCGAATTTCCCGGCGTGAAAGCGCTGGAAAAAGTCGATTTCACTCTCAATCGTGGCGAGATAGTCGCCCTTCTCGGCGAGAACGGGGCGGGAAAATCTACGCTTATCAAAGCGTTGACCGGCGTTTATCAACGTTCCGAAGGTAGCGTCTTTTTAAACGGCGAGCCGATTGAGGCTAAAAGCACGGCCCACGCGCAGGCGCTCGGTATCGGAACGGTTTATCAGGAAGTAAACCTGCTGCCCAATATTTCGGTGGCCGCCAATCTGTTTATCGGCCGCGAACCCACCCGTTTCGGTCTGGTCAATCAACGCAAAATGGACCAGCAGGCACGCACTCTGCTGGCAGGTTATGGCCTGACACTTGATGTCAGCCAGCCGCTTTCTACTTATTCGATAGCCATTCAGCAGATTGTCGCCATTGCACGTGCCGTCGATCTCTCTGCTCAAGTGCTGATTCTCGATGAACCTACCGCCAGCCTCGACGCCAAAGAGGTCAGCATGCTGCTCGACATCCTGATGCAGCTCAAGGCCAGCGGCATGGGCATGGTGTTTGTCACCCACTTCCTCGATCAGGTCTATCGCATCAGCGATCGCATTACCGTATTGCGCAATGGCAAGCTGGTCGGCACTTCACTGACCCGCGATCTGCCACGCATCGATCTTGTGCCCATGATGCTGGGGCATAGTTTCGACGAAGCCCTGCTGAAACGCGGTGAACATCGTGCGGTCACCGGCGATCCGCTGGTCGATTTCAAAGACTACGGGCGGCGTGGGCTGGTCGAAAACTTTGATCTTAACGTCAGGCGCGGGGAAATCGTGGGTTTGGCCGGATTGCTCGGCTCGGGCCGTACCGAAACGGCGCAGCTTATTTTCGGCATCAAGAGCCATGATACGGGAACCGCCAAAGTCGATGGCAAAGCGGTCAGCATCCGTACCCCGCGCAAGGCGGCTCATCTCGGATTTGGCTACTGTCCCGAAGACCGCAAAACCGACGGGATTATCGGCGCGGCCACCGTGCGGGAAAATATCATTCTGGCGTTGCAGGCCCAGCGCGGCTGGCTTCGTCCGCTGTCGATGAAAGAGCAAAACCAGATTGCCGATAAATTTATCAAACTGCTGGGCATTCGCACGCCGAGCGCCGAGCAGGAAATTCAATATCTGTCCGGCGGCAATCAGCAGAAGGTATTGCTCTCGCGCTGGCTGGCGACGAATCCCCGTTTTCTTATTCTCGACGAACCTACGCGCGGCATTGACGTCGGCGCGCATGCCGAAATCATCCGCCTGATTGAAAAGCTGTGCGACGAAGGCCTGGCGCTGCTGGTTATCTCCTCCGAACTGGAAGAGCTGGCCGGTTATGCCGACAGAATTGTGGTGCTCCGCGACAGGAAGCACATCACGCAAATCGAGCAGGACCAGATCTCGGTTCCGGCCATCATGACTGCGATTGCGGTCCAATAG
- the murI gene encoding glutamate racemase, whose translation MATKPQDVSTTFLEAIPSDSAVVPARPTALVFDSGVGGLSVYHEVRQLLPDLHYIYAFDNVAFPYGEKSEAFIVERVLEIVSAVARRHPLSIIIIACNTASTVSLPALRARFSCPVVGVVPAIKPAAKLTRNGIVGLLATRATVQRPYTHDLIARFATDCKILMLGSAELVELAEAKLHGEDVSLPLLKKILHPWLKLREPPDTVVLGCTHFPLLSDELAQVLPDGTRLIDSGSAIARRAHWLIETAFTSLPEKKAETEIESIAYCMKLDEQAAGLLPVLQAYGFKSIQNLAL comes from the coding sequence ATGGCTACGAAACCCCAGGACGTCAGTACTACCTTTCTGGAAGCTATACCTTCTGATAGCGCAGTAGTCCCGGCTCGCCCGACGGCGCTGGTGTTTGACTCGGGCGTCGGCGGGTTATCGGTTTATCACGAGGTTCGGCAACTTCTGCCGGACCTGCACTATATCTATGCCTTCGATAATGTCGCTTTTCCGTATGGCGAGAAATCAGAAGCATTTATTGTCGAGCGCGTGCTGGAGATAGTCAGCGCCGTCGCCCGTCGTCATCCCCTTTCTATTATTATCATTGCCTGCAATACCGCGAGCACAGTTTCGCTTCCGGCATTGCGGGCACGATTTAGTTGTCCGGTGGTGGGCGTTGTCCCTGCCATTAAACCCGCCGCCAAGTTGACGCGTAACGGGATAGTCGGATTACTGGCTACGCGAGCGACCGTTCAGCGTCCTTATACTCACGACTTGATTGCGCGATTCGCCACAGACTGCAAGATTCTGATGCTGGGTTCGGCAGAGCTTGTGGAATTGGCCGAAGCCAAGCTGCATGGCGAAGACGTTTCTCTTCCTCTATTAAAGAAGATTCTGCATCCGTGGCTGAAATTGCGCGAACCGCCGGACACCGTTGTACTCGGATGTACCCATTTCCCGCTGTTAAGTGACGAACTGGCACAGGTTCTGCCCGACGGAACGCGACTAATTGACTCCGGATCGGCGATTGCACGTCGCGCGCACTGGTTAATCGAGACGGCTTTTACTTCTTTACCCGAGAAAAAAGCCGAAACGGAAATAGAAAGCATCGCCTATTGTATGAAGCTCGATGAACAGGCTGCAGGACTGCTGCCTGTTTTGCAGGCATATGGATTTAAAAGCATTCAAAATCTGGCGCTTTAA
- the btuB gene encoding TonB-dependent vitamin B12 receptor BtuB yields MTIKKHALLTVLSVTAFSGWAQDSHSSTDNSDQLVVTANRFPQPVSTVLAPTTVVTRQQIDLWQSKSLIDVMRRLPGVDVAQNGGLGQQSSLFIRGTNSSHVLILIDGIRLNQAGVSGSSDLSQIPISLVQKIEYIRGPSSAVYGSDAIGGVVNIITTRDKLGTTLGAGLGSDGYQSYDASTQQQLGDNTIGTLAGNYTYTHGYDVVADGNTGAQSQQDRDGFMSKTLYGSLLHNFNENISGFVRGYGFDNRTAYDGYDSPGSALLDTQQLYSQTWDTGLRYHEGIYATQLIGSYSHTKTYNYDPRYGRYDASATLDDIDQYNVQWGNTLQAWHGTVSGGVDWQKQTTEPGTNYLSEGYEQRNTGVYATTQQLFGPVTVEGAVRSDDNSQFGQHTTWQSSAAWEFIDGYRFIASYGTAYKAPNLGQVHSEFYGNPNLRPEESKQWEGAFEGLSGPVTWRVSGYKNEITDLIDSDPSTYRYYNIGEAKIKGVEATASFDTGPLSHQLSYDYVDARNALSNTPLLRRAKQQVKYELDWQVAQIDWAVTYHYLGQRYDTDYNTYQTVKLGGVSLWDLAAAYPVTSRLTVRGRIANLFNKDYETAYGYETPGRQYYLSGSYTF; encoded by the coding sequence ATGACAATTAAAAAGCATGCGCTGCTGACAGTTCTTTCTGTCACGGCATTTTCCGGCTGGGCGCAAGATAGCCATTCATCGACAGACAATAGCGACCAGCTGGTGGTCACCGCGAATCGTTTTCCGCAGCCGGTTTCGACAGTTTTGGCGCCGACAACGGTGGTGACTCGCCAGCAGATAGATCTCTGGCAATCTAAAAGCCTGATTGACGTCATGCGTCGTCTACCGGGCGTTGACGTTGCACAGAATGGCGGGCTGGGTCAGCAAAGCTCGCTGTTTATTCGCGGCACCAACTCCAGCCACGTGTTAATTCTTATCGACGGCATTCGTCTTAATCAGGCGGGCGTGTCGGGGTCTTCCGACCTAAGCCAGATCCCGATTTCGCTGGTGCAGAAAATCGAATATATCCGTGGGCCATCTTCGGCGGTTTATGGGTCCGATGCCATTGGCGGCGTGGTCAACATCATTACCACGCGCGACAAGCTGGGCACGACGCTCGGCGCGGGCCTGGGTTCGGACGGATATCAATCCTATGATGCCTCGACTCAGCAGCAGCTGGGCGATAACACCATCGGAACGCTGGCCGGTAATTACACCTATACCCACGGTTACGACGTTGTCGCCGATGGCAACACCGGCGCGCAGTCGCAGCAGGACCGCGACGGCTTCATGAGCAAAACGCTGTACGGCTCCCTCCTGCATAACTTCAATGAAAATATCAGCGGCTTTGTAAGAGGTTACGGGTTTGATAACCGCACCGCCTATGACGGCTATGATTCTCCGGGCAGCGCACTGCTCGACACCCAGCAGTTGTATAGCCAGACCTGGGATACAGGCCTGCGCTATCACGAGGGAATTTACGCCACCCAGTTGATAGGAAGCTACAGCCATACCAAGACCTATAACTACGATCCGCGTTATGGCCGATACGATGCTTCGGCCACGCTGGATGATATCGATCAGTATAATGTGCAGTGGGGCAATACCCTTCAGGCATGGCACGGTACGGTCAGCGGTGGCGTGGACTGGCAGAAGCAGACTACCGAACCGGGTACCAATTATCTGAGCGAAGGATATGAGCAGCGTAATACCGGCGTCTATGCCACGACGCAGCAGTTGTTTGGTCCGGTGACGGTCGAAGGCGCAGTACGCAGCGACGATAACTCGCAGTTTGGTCAGCACACCACCTGGCAGAGCAGCGCGGCGTGGGAGTTTATCGACGGTTACCGCTTTATCGCCTCCTATGGAACGGCTTACAAAGCGCCGAACCTCGGACAGGTGCACAGCGAGTTCTACGGCAATCCGAATCTGCGTCCTGAAGAGAGCAAGCAATGGGAAGGCGCTTTCGAAGGGTTGTCGGGTCCGGTTACCTGGCGCGTCAGTGGTTACAAGAACGAAATTACCGACCTGATTGACAGCGATCCTTCGACCTATCGTTACTACAATATCGGCGAAGCGAAAATCAAGGGCGTAGAAGCCACGGCATCTTTCGATACCGGTCCGTTGAGTCATCAGCTTTCCTATGACTATGTCGATGCGCGTAATGCATTGAGTAACACGCCGCTATTACGTCGCGCCAAACAGCAGGTGAAATACGAGCTGGACTGGCAGGTGGCGCAGATTGACTGGGCGGTGACCTATCACTATCTCGGCCAGCGCTATGATACCGACTACAACACTTATCAGACGGTGAAGCTGGGCGGTGTCAGTCTCTGGGATCTGGCCGCCGCTTATCCTGTTACGTCTCGTCTGACGGTTCGTGGTAGAATTGCCAACCTCTTTAATAAAGATTATGAGACGGCTTATGGCTACGAAACCCCAGGACGTCAGTACTACCTTTCTGGAAGCTATACCTTCTGA
- the trmA gene encoding tRNA (uridine(54)-C5)-methyltransferase TrmA, with the protein MTPENLPIEQYDDQLAEKTARLTALMSPFNAPAAEVFRSPVSHYRMRAEFRVWHDEGDLYHIMFDQQTKARIRVDRFPAASELINRLMPVLLAAVKAEPALRHKLFQIDYLSTRSGKIIASLLYHRKLDDVWQQAATALRDQLRADGFDIQLIGRAAKTKIMLDQDYVDEVLPVAGRDMIYRQVENSFTQPNAAMNIHMLEWALEVTEGSRGDLLELYCGNGNFSVALARNFNRVLATEIAKPSVAAAQFNIAANNMDNVQIIRMAAEDFTQAMNGVREFRRLEGVDLKSYQCETIFVDPPRSGLDDDTVKLVQGYSRILYISCNPETLCANLEVLQHTHRVTRLALFDQFPYTHHMECGVSA; encoded by the coding sequence ATGACGCCTGAAAACCTGCCCATTGAACAATACGACGACCAACTGGCGGAAAAGACCGCCCGTCTCACGGCGCTGATGTCGCCATTTAATGCGCCGGCGGCCGAAGTTTTCCGTTCTCCTGTCAGCCACTACCGCATGCGCGCCGAGTTTCGCGTCTGGCATGACGAGGGCGACCTGTACCACATTATGTTTGATCAGCAGACCAAGGCGCGGATCCGCGTCGATCGGTTTCCTGCAGCAAGCGAACTGATCAATCGACTGATGCCGGTGCTGCTCGCCGCCGTCAAGGCCGAGCCTGCGCTGCGCCACAAGCTGTTCCAGATTGATTATCTCTCAACGCGTAGCGGCAAAATCATCGCCTCGCTGCTGTATCACCGCAAACTCGATGACGTGTGGCAGCAGGCCGCCACCGCATTGCGCGACCAGCTGCGTGCAGACGGTTTCGACATCCAGCTGATTGGCCGCGCGGCAAAAACCAAAATCATGCTCGACCAGGATTACGTCGACGAAGTCTTGCCGGTCGCCGGCCGCGACATGATTTATCGCCAGGTTGAAAACAGCTTTACCCAGCCGAACGCTGCGATGAACATCCATATGCTTGAATGGGCGCTGGAAGTGACCGAAGGTTCTCGTGGCGATTTGCTGGAACTTTATTGCGGAAACGGCAATTTCTCCGTGGCGCTGGCGCGTAATTTCAATCGCGTACTGGCTACAGAAATCGCCAAACCTTCCGTTGCCGCTGCGCAGTTCAACATCGCGGCCAATAACATGGATAACGTCCAGATTATTCGCATGGCGGCCGAAGACTTTACTCAGGCGATGAATGGTGTGCGTGAATTCCGCCGTCTGGAAGGCGTAGATTTAAAAAGCTATCAATGCGAAACCATTTTTGTCGACCCTCCGCGCAGCGGCCTCGACGACGATACCGTTAAACTGGTGCAGGGATATTCCCGTATCCTTTATATCTCCTGTAACCCGGAGACGCTGTGTGCCAACCTCGAGGTTCTGCAACACACCCACCGCGTAACCCGTTTGGCGCTGTTCGATCAGTTCCCGTATACCCATCATATGGAATGCGGCGTTTCTGCTTGA
- a CDS encoding YijD family membrane protein, whose amino-acid sequence MTVQPRQDNGTLVLALIAGLSINGAFDALFSSVVAFSVFPIIALVLAIYCLHVRYQKCEMPLGMPKLAAACFVLGLLLYSTIVRAEYPQLGSNFLPSVICVVLVFWIAYRMKKRKENKA is encoded by the coding sequence ATGACCGTACAACCACGCCAGGATAATGGCACCCTGGTCCTGGCTCTGATTGCCGGATTATCGATTAACGGCGCCTTTGATGCCTTGTTCAGTTCCGTTGTCGCGTTTTCCGTGTTCCCGATTATTGCGTTGGTCCTGGCAATCTATTGCCTGCACGTGCGCTATCAGAAATGTGAAATGCCGCTCGGTATGCCAAAACTGGCCGCTGCGTGTTTTGTTCTCGGACTTCTGCTTTACAGCACTATCGTGCGCGCCGAATATCCGCAGCTTGGCTCCAACTTCCTGCCGTCGGTAATTTGTGTCGTGCTGGTGTTCTGGATTGCCTACCGCATGAAAAAGCGCAAAGAGAACAAAGCCTGA
- the fabR gene encoding HTH-type transcriptional repressor FabR — protein sequence MGVRAQQKERTRRSLIEAAFSQLSAERSFASLSLREVSREAGIAPTSFYRHFRDVDELGLTMVDESGLMLRQLMRQARQRIAKGGSVIRTSVSTFMEFIGNNPNAFRLLLRERSGTSSAFRAAVAREIQHFIAELADYLQLENHMPRSFTEAQAEAMVIIVFNAGAEALDVDIAQRRQLEERLVLQLRMISKGAYYWYRRQQERTADTSVNDETVPSE from the coding sequence ATGGGCGTAAGAGCACAACAAAAAGAGCGTACACGCCGCTCGCTGATTGAGGCGGCCTTTAGCCAACTGAGCGCCGAGCGTAGTTTCGCCAGTTTAAGCCTGCGTGAAGTCTCCCGGGAAGCGGGCATCGCGCCCACGTCTTTTTATCGGCATTTTCGTGATGTCGATGAACTGGGACTGACAATGGTCGATGAAAGCGGTCTGATGCTGCGTCAATTGATGCGTCAGGCACGGCAGCGCATTGCCAAAGGCGGCAGCGTGATCCGCACCTCCGTTTCCACCTTCATGGAATTCATCGGCAACAATCCCAACGCCTTCCGCCTGTTGCTGCGTGAACGTTCGGGCACCTCCTCGGCGTTTCGTGCCGCCGTCGCGCGTGAAATTCAGCATTTCATCGCGGAACTTGCCGACTATCTGCAACTCGAAAATCATATGCCGCGCAGTTTTACCGAAGCGCAGGCAGAAGCCATGGTTATCATTGTTTTCAATGCGGGTGCCGAAGCGCTGGATGTCGACATTGCCCAGCGTCGTCAGCTTGAAGAGCGGCTGGTGCTGCAACTGCGCATGATTTCCAAAGGTGCCTACTACTGGTATCGCCGTCAGCAAGAGAGAACGGCTGACACATCAGTTAACGATGAGACTGTCCCCAGCGAGTAA